Proteins encoded within one genomic window of Humulus lupulus chromosome 1, drHumLupu1.1, whole genome shotgun sequence:
- the LOC133812981 gene encoding dimethylnonatriene synthase-like — protein sequence MDFSSLFQAFVFVSLLSFLVNHISKRKNSKNGANIGVPGPSGALPIIGHLHLLRGQAPVARILGAMADKHGPIYSLRIGQHQVMALSSWELVKDCFTTNDRALANRPSLAMGKYLAYDSASFALSPYGQYWREIRKFVDLHLLSTHKLTSLQYVLVSEVDSFINSLFYFPTHDHGDQVPLSECFEQFALNLTVRLIATKRFSASAYGEETSEACRFRNALKDASYLSGVFVWSDAISWLKCLDIGGHLSSMKRTFKEFDVVLTNWLEEHGRARSDDSSSTGERDIMDMMLSSTLLAEDGAMTMPGYSRDTIIKATALILILTGTQGISVTLTWIISLLLNNPSVLKTAQEELDSHVGKERWVQESDINYLKFLQAIVKETLRLYPPGPVTPREATEDCYVGGHHVPAGTRLIINTWKLQRDPRMWSDPLEFRPERFMTTNADMSYRDQYFEFIPFSSGRRSCPGMGLGLVVVQLVLARLVQGFDMKTKDDLPVDMREGLGIGLPKLTSLNLLLSPRLPSHLYECL from the exons ATGGATTTCTCTTCTCTTTTCCAAGCTTTCGTCTTCGTGTCTCTCTTAAGTTTTCTAGTTAATCATATTTCTAAGAGAAAGAACAGTAAAAATGGTGCTAATATTGGTGTCCCTGGACCATCAGGGGCACTGCCAATCATAGGTCACCTCCAtcttctgaggggtcaagccccAGTAGCTCGAATACTTGGAGCCATGGCAGACAAACACGGTCCGATATACTCACTCCGGATCGGCCAACACCAAGTCATGGCGCTGAGTAGTTGGGAACTGGTCAAGGACTGCTTCACCACAAACGACCGAGCTTTGGCAAACCGACCAAGCTTAGCAATGGGGAAGTACTTAGCGTACGACAGTGCTTCTTTTGCTCTTTCACCTTACGGCCAATACTGGCGTGAAATTCGAAAGTTCGTAGACCTTCACCTTCTCTCGACCCATAAGCTAACATCGCTACAATACGTGCTAGTCTCGGAGGTTGACTCGTTTATCAACAGCTTGTTCTATTTTCCAACTCACGATCATGGTGACCAGGTGCCTCTCAGCGAGTGTTTCGAGCAGTTTGCCTTAAATCTCACCGTTAGGCTGATAGCTACAAAGCGCTTTTCCGCGAGCGCTTACGGCGAAGAAACCAGCGAAGCGTGTCGTTTTAGGAATGCGTTGAAAGATGCTTCGTATTTGAGTGGTGTTTTCGTGTGGTCTGATGCTATTTCATGGCTCAAATGTTTGGACATTGGTGGCCACTTGAGCTCCATGAAACGGACTTTTAAGGAATTTGATGTGGTGTTAACGAACTGGCTCGAGGAACATGGTCGAGCTAGATCAGATGACAGCAGTTCCACTGGCGAGAGAGACATCATGGACATGATGTTGTCGTCGACCCTCCTTGCCGAGGACGGTGCCATGACCATGCCTGGTTATAGTCGTGATACTATCATCAAAGCCACGGCCTTG ATTTTAATCCTAACGGGGACACAAGGCATATCAGTTACACTAACATGGATCATCTCCTTACTATTGAACAACCCAAGTGTGCTGAAGACTGCCCAAGAAGAGTTAGACAGCCATGTAGGAAAAGAGAGATGGGTTCAAGAATCAGACATCAACTACCTCAAATTCCTCCAAGCCATTGTCAAAGAAACTCTTCGTTTGTACCCACCAGGCCCAGTTACACCACGTGAGGCCACCGAAGATTGTTACGTCGGAGGCCACCATGTTCCGGCGGGTACCCGTTTGATCATCAACACATGGAAGTTGCAGCGGGACCCGCGCATGTGGAGCGACCCTTTGGAGTTTCGACCGGAAAGGTTCATGACGACGAATGCGGATATGAGTTACCGAGATCAATATTTCGAATTCATCCCTTTCAGCTCGGGTCGAAGATCGTGCCCCGGCATGGGACTGGGTTTGGTGGTGGTGCAGCTGGTGCTGGCTCGGTTGGTTCAAGGGTTTGACATGAAAACCAAGGACGACTTGCCAGTGGATATGCGTGAAGGATTGGGCATTGGCTTGCCTAAGCTTACTTCACTCAATCTACTCCTTAGTCCTCGGCTTCCATCACATCTTTATGAGTGTCTTTAA
- the LOC133812982 gene encoding dimethylnonatriene synthase-like has translation MDFSSLFQAFVVVSLLSFLANHISKRKNSKNGANIGVPEPSGALPIIGHLHLLRGQVPVARILGAMADKHGPIYSLRIGQHQVMALSSWELVKDCFTTNDRALANRPSLAAGRYLAYDSASFALSPYGQYWREIRKFVDLHLLSTHKITSLQHVLVSEVDSFINSLFYFPTHDHGDQVPLSECFEQFALNLTVRVIATKRFSASAYGEETSEACRFRNALKDASYLSGVFVWSDAIPWLKRLDIGGHLSSMKRTFKEFDVVLTNWLEEHGRATTGERDLMDMMLSSTLLAEDGAMTMPGYSRDTIIKATALILILTGTEGIALTLTWIISLLLNNPSVLKTAQEELDSHVGKERWVQESDINNLKFLQAIVKETLRLYPPGPVTPREATEDCYVGGHHVPAGTRLIINIWKLQRDPRMWSDPLEFRPERFMTTNAYMSYRDQYFEFIPFSSGRRSCPGMGLGLVVVQLVLARLVQGFDMKTKDDLPVDMREGLGIGLPKLTSLNLLLTPRLPSHLYECL, from the exons ATGGATTTCTCTTCTCTTTTCCAAGCTTTCGTCGTCGTGTCTCTCTTAAGTTTTCTAGCTAATCATATTTCTAAGAGAAAGAACAGTAAAAATGGTGCTAATATTGGTGTCCCTGAACCATCAGGGGCACTGCCAATCATAGGTCACCTCCATCTTCTGAGGGGTCAAGTCCCAGTAGCTCGAATCCTTGGAGCCATGGCAGACAAACACGGTCCGATATACTCACTCCGGATCGGCCAACACCAAGTCATGGCGCTGAGTAGTTGGGAACTGGTCAAGGACTGCTTCACCACAAACGACAGAGCTTTGGCAAACCGACCAAGCTTAGCAGCGGGGAGGTACTTAGCGTACGACAGTGCTTCTTTTGCTCTTTCACCTTACGGCCAATACTGGCGTGAAATTCGAAAGTTCGTAGACCTTCACCTTCTCTCGACCCATAAGATAACATCGCTACAACACGTGCTAGTCTCGGAGGTTGACTCGTTTATCAACAGTTTGTTCTATTTTCCAACTCACGATCATGGTGACCAGGTGCCTCTCAGCGAGTGTTTCGAGCAGTTTGCCTTGAATCTCACCGTTAGGGTGATAGCCACAAAGCGCTTTTCCGCGAGCGCTTACGGCGAAGAAACCAGCGAAGCGTGTCGTTTTAGGAATGCGTTGAAAGATGCTTCGTATTTGAGTGGCGTTTTCGTGTGGTCTGATGCTATTCCATGGCTCAAACGTTTGGACATTGGTGGCCACTTGAGCTCCATGAAACGGACTTTTAAGGAGTTTGATGTGGTGTTAACGAACTGGCTCGAGGAACATGGTCGAGCTACCACTGGCGAGAGAGACCTCATGGACATGATGTTGTCGTCGACGCTCCTTGCCGAGGACGGTGCCATGACCATGCCTGGTTATAGTCGTGATACTATCATCAAAGCCACGGCCTTG ATTTTAATCCTAACTGGGACAGAAGGCATAGCACTTACACTAACATGGATCATCTCCTTACTATTGAACAACCCAAGTGTGCTGAAGACTGCCCAAGAAGAGTTAGACAGCCATGTAGGAAAAGAGAGATGGGTACAAGAATCAGACATCAACAACCTCAAATTCCTCCAAGCCATTGTCAAAGAAACTCTTCGTTTGTACCCACCAGGCCCAGTTACACCACGTGAGGCCACCGAAGATTGTTACGTCGGAGGCCACCATGTTCCGGCGGGAACCCGTTTGATCATCAACATATGGAAGTTGCAGCGGGACCCGCGCATGTGGAGCGACCCTTTGGAGTTTCGACCCGAAAGGTTCATGACGACGAATGCATATATGAGTTACCGAGATCAATATTTCGAGTTCATTCCTTTCAGCTCGGGTCGAAGATCGTGCCCTGGCATGGGACTGGGTTTGGTGGTGGTGCAGCTGGTGCTGGCTCGGTTGGTTCAGGGGTTTGACATGAAAACCAAGGACGACTTGCCAGTGGATATGCGTGAAGGATTGGGCATTGGCTTGCCTAAGCTTACTTCACTCAATCTACTCCTTACTCCTCGGCTTCCATCACATCTTTATGAGTGTCTTTAA